The Miscanthus floridulus cultivar M001 chromosome 17, ASM1932011v1, whole genome shotgun sequence genome has a window encoding:
- the LOC136516803 gene encoding protein MALE DISCOVERER 2-like isoform X2, which translates to MGTCRRRVLGVWFFFWFLLTFEQCASLNHEGAALLRFKAAIDADSYGALLEWNEESLSPCSWFGVECSDDGLVMALSLANLGLKGVLSPELGKLMHMKSLILHNNSFYGIIPREIGDLQDLKMLDLGYNNFSGPIPSELQNILSLEFLFLKGNSLSGCSPVGVHQLTRICEPENQVPTPTTRIATIKIRRLLVSKRKDFEMINITDPIRSPHHMGFPLNSPAVPSPSEPIPPPPPPPAAPSQENKNKSSATIYASIGAAIVFLVAALSALCFFYYCRKKTSTVVPLSANSSTRQLQTTTMEGITLFRQSELETACEGFSNIIGTLPGFTLYKGTLPCGAEIAVVSTTVAYAGGWSDMAETHYMNKVGALSKVNHKNLLNLVGYCEDEKPFVRMMVFEYASNGSLFERLHVKEAEHLNWQSRLRIAMGVLYCLDYMHQQNTPVTLRNLNSSCIYLTEDDAAKVADISYGVAKKEEDEYDAHDEYSTVYKFALLLLETISGRRPYSDDDGLLVLWAHRYLTGTSPVMGMVDPTLNSVPEEHARALSELIRLCLSEDRRQRPTMAEVTKRMQEITGITQDQAIPRNSALWWAELEIITS; encoded by the exons ATGGGGACCTGTCGGAGGAGAGTTCTGGGGGTGTGGTTTTTCTTCTGGTTCTTGTTGACATTTGAGCAGTGCGCATCCCTGAATCATGAAG GTGCTGCTCTGCTGAGATTTAAGGCAGCGATCGATGCGGACTCATATGGTGCTTTGTTGGAATGGAATGAAGAGAGTTTGAGCCCCTGTTCTTGGTTTGGTGTGGAATGCTCCGATGATGGACTAGTCATGGCCCT GAGCTTAGCAAATCTTGGTCTAAAGGGTGTTTTATCTCCAGAGCTTGGAAAGCTTATGCATATGAAATCTCT AATTCTGCACAACAACTCGTTCTATGGTATCATACCTAGAGAAATAGGAGACCTACAGGATCTAAAGATGTTGGATCTGGGATATAATAATTTCAGTGGACCAATTCCATCAGAGCTACAAAACATATTATCCCTAGAATTTCT ATTTCTTAAAGGTAACAGCCTTTCTGggtgttcaccagttggagtacACCAGCTCACTAGGATATGTGAACCTGAAAATCAAGTACCTACCCCTACCACAAGGATTGCTACAATCAAAATCAGAAGACTGTTAGTGAGCAAACGaaaagattttgaaatgatcAATATTACGGATCCAATAAGGTCACCCCACCACATGGGTTTTCCGTTGAATTCTCCAGCAGTACCATCTCCTTCTGAACCCATTCCACCCCCTCCACCCCCTCCTGCAGCACCAAGCCAAGAGAACAAGAACAAAAGTTCTGCAACAATATATGCATCGATTGGAGCAGCTATTGTTTTTTTGGTGGCAGCCTTGTCAGCACTATGTTTCTTTTACTACTGCCGCAAGAAGACTAGCACCGTTGTACCCTTGTCTGCAAACAGTTCAACCAGGCAATTACAGACCACTACCATGGAAG GGATAACTTTATTCAGACAATCCGAGCTCGAAACAGCCTGTGAAGGTTTCAGCAACATAATTGGCACACTACCTGGATTTACACTGTATAAAGGAACTCTCCCATGTGGAGCGGAAATAGCTGTGGTGTCTACAACGGTGGCATATGCAGGAGGTTGGTCTGATATGGCTGAAACACATTACATGAATAAG GTTGGAGCCTTGTCAAAGGTAAACCATAAGAATCTTTTGAACCTTGTGGGTTATTGTGAAGACGAAAAACCATTCGTTCGTATGATGGTGTTCGAGTATGCTTCAAATGGATCACTATTTGAGCGCTTGCATG TTAAAGAAGCGGAGCACCTGAATTGGCAATCACGCCTACGGATAGCTATGGGAGTACTATACTGTCTGGATTACATGCACCAGCAGAACACTCCTGTAACCCTAAGGAACTTAAACAGTTCATGCATATACTTGACTGAAGATGATGCTGCAAAGGTTGCAGACATCAGCTATGGTGTTGCCAAGAAAGAAGAAGATGAATACGATGCTCACGATGAATACAGCACAGTGTATAAGTTTGCTTTGCTACTGCTTGAGACCATCTCTGGAAGGCGTCCATATTCTGACGATGATGGCCTCCTTGTTCTATGGGCACACAGATATCTCACCGGCACTAGCCCGGTGATGGGTATGGTTGACCCGACACTAAATTCAGTGCCTGAGGAGCATGCCAGAGCATTATCAGAGCTGATTCGGTTATGCCTAAGCGAGGACCGAAGGCAGAGGCCAACAATGGCAGAGGTCACCAAGAGGATGCAAGAGATCACTGGGATCACTCAAGATCAGGCGATTCCGAGGAACAGCGCGCTTTGGTGGGCTGAACTTGAAATCATAACATCATGA
- the LOC136516803 gene encoding protein MALE DISCOVERER 2-like isoform X1 — MGTCRRRVLGVWFFFWFLLTFEQCASLNHEGAALLRFKAAIDADSYGALLEWNEESLSPCSWFGVECSDDGLVMALSLANLGLKGVLSPELGKLMHMKSLILHNNSFYGIIPREIGDLQDLKMLDLGYNNFSGPIPSELQNILSLEFLCRFLKGNSLSGCSPVGVHQLTRICEPENQVPTPTTRIATIKIRRLLVSKRKDFEMINITDPIRSPHHMGFPLNSPAVPSPSEPIPPPPPPPAAPSQENKNKSSATIYASIGAAIVFLVAALSALCFFYYCRKKTSTVVPLSANSSTRQLQTTTMEGITLFRQSELETACEGFSNIIGTLPGFTLYKGTLPCGAEIAVVSTTVAYAGGWSDMAETHYMNKVGALSKVNHKNLLNLVGYCEDEKPFVRMMVFEYASNGSLFERLHVKEAEHLNWQSRLRIAMGVLYCLDYMHQQNTPVTLRNLNSSCIYLTEDDAAKVADISYGVAKKEEDEYDAHDEYSTVYKFALLLLETISGRRPYSDDDGLLVLWAHRYLTGTSPVMGMVDPTLNSVPEEHARALSELIRLCLSEDRRQRPTMAEVTKRMQEITGITQDQAIPRNSALWWAELEIITS, encoded by the exons ATGGGGACCTGTCGGAGGAGAGTTCTGGGGGTGTGGTTTTTCTTCTGGTTCTTGTTGACATTTGAGCAGTGCGCATCCCTGAATCATGAAG GTGCTGCTCTGCTGAGATTTAAGGCAGCGATCGATGCGGACTCATATGGTGCTTTGTTGGAATGGAATGAAGAGAGTTTGAGCCCCTGTTCTTGGTTTGGTGTGGAATGCTCCGATGATGGACTAGTCATGGCCCT GAGCTTAGCAAATCTTGGTCTAAAGGGTGTTTTATCTCCAGAGCTTGGAAAGCTTATGCATATGAAATCTCT AATTCTGCACAACAACTCGTTCTATGGTATCATACCTAGAGAAATAGGAGACCTACAGGATCTAAAGATGTTGGATCTGGGATATAATAATTTCAGTGGACCAATTCCATCAGAGCTACAAAACATATTATCCCTAGAATTTCT GTGCAGATTTCTTAAAGGTAACAGCCTTTCTGggtgttcaccagttggagtacACCAGCTCACTAGGATATGTGAACCTGAAAATCAAGTACCTACCCCTACCACAAGGATTGCTACAATCAAAATCAGAAGACTGTTAGTGAGCAAACGaaaagattttgaaatgatcAATATTACGGATCCAATAAGGTCACCCCACCACATGGGTTTTCCGTTGAATTCTCCAGCAGTACCATCTCCTTCTGAACCCATTCCACCCCCTCCACCCCCTCCTGCAGCACCAAGCCAAGAGAACAAGAACAAAAGTTCTGCAACAATATATGCATCGATTGGAGCAGCTATTGTTTTTTTGGTGGCAGCCTTGTCAGCACTATGTTTCTTTTACTACTGCCGCAAGAAGACTAGCACCGTTGTACCCTTGTCTGCAAACAGTTCAACCAGGCAATTACAGACCACTACCATGGAAG GGATAACTTTATTCAGACAATCCGAGCTCGAAACAGCCTGTGAAGGTTTCAGCAACATAATTGGCACACTACCTGGATTTACACTGTATAAAGGAACTCTCCCATGTGGAGCGGAAATAGCTGTGGTGTCTACAACGGTGGCATATGCAGGAGGTTGGTCTGATATGGCTGAAACACATTACATGAATAAG GTTGGAGCCTTGTCAAAGGTAAACCATAAGAATCTTTTGAACCTTGTGGGTTATTGTGAAGACGAAAAACCATTCGTTCGTATGATGGTGTTCGAGTATGCTTCAAATGGATCACTATTTGAGCGCTTGCATG TTAAAGAAGCGGAGCACCTGAATTGGCAATCACGCCTACGGATAGCTATGGGAGTACTATACTGTCTGGATTACATGCACCAGCAGAACACTCCTGTAACCCTAAGGAACTTAAACAGTTCATGCATATACTTGACTGAAGATGATGCTGCAAAGGTTGCAGACATCAGCTATGGTGTTGCCAAGAAAGAAGAAGATGAATACGATGCTCACGATGAATACAGCACAGTGTATAAGTTTGCTTTGCTACTGCTTGAGACCATCTCTGGAAGGCGTCCATATTCTGACGATGATGGCCTCCTTGTTCTATGGGCACACAGATATCTCACCGGCACTAGCCCGGTGATGGGTATGGTTGACCCGACACTAAATTCAGTGCCTGAGGAGCATGCCAGAGCATTATCAGAGCTGATTCGGTTATGCCTAAGCGAGGACCGAAGGCAGAGGCCAACAATGGCAGAGGTCACCAAGAGGATGCAAGAGATCACTGGGATCACTCAAGATCAGGCGATTCCGAGGAACAGCGCGCTTTGGTGGGCTGAACTTGAAATCATAACATCATGA
- the LOC136516804 gene encoding uncharacterized protein: MDVVVVTGSSDRQWRRKGSSGHVVAQLLESPLPTPRRSCCGRSADASPQRGHVPFKWESSPGVPKSAAAAAGGKAERDVPLPKPPPGRCGTCHAARAYHHHHHSNTTDSSSDQQDDDTFSDALDRISSSDRLAALSARLSAIDGAVFGSRRSPSFIMDRFLPAANAIATTSVDKHPRRPSPRRSSKSKSKRDREAETEAAARARFVTHIRRRALAFEQPKHPPHCQREDAVAHAQAQLPPCAREEAQGEQMTPRACGFMFFVPWSAKPVLLGFQRSPARSRTPPRGDVASVTTASSPPRRSVTLGDVLEKDRKLRDGGLSHWYDEKSGSGKEWANPGWGMALLGTSKRYCADARKALSRLTRSGMDSGDSPRIGTGRERSSSKHKQAASMLRSTLVKMPKLSPPSESWLSNARRSNAGSNKS; the protein is encoded by the coding sequence ATGGACGTCGTCGTGGTAACCGGGAGCTCTGACCGTCAGTGGCGGCGGAAGGGTAGCAGCGGCCACGTCGTTGCTCAGCTGCTCGAGTCGCCGCTCCCAACGCCACGCCGCTCGTGCTGCGGGCGGTCAGCCGACGCGTCCCCGCAGCGCGGGCACGTACCGTTCAAGTGGGAGAGCTCGCCGGGCGTGCCCAAGAGCGCAGCGGCCGCGGCGGGTGGCAAGGCGGAGCGGGATGTACCACTGCCGAAGCCGCCGCCGGGGCGGTGCGGCACGTGCCACGCCGCGCGggcctaccaccaccaccaccacagcaaCACCACCGACTCGAGCAGCGACCAGCAGGACGACGACACGTTCTCCGACGCGCTGGACAGGATCTCGTCCTCCGACAGGCTCGCCGCGCTCTCCGCGCGCCTGAGCGCCATCGACGGCGCCGTCTTCGGGTCACGCCGCTCGCCGAGCTTCATCATGGACCGCTTCCTCCCGGCCGCCAACGCCATCGCCACCACGTCCGTGGACAAGCACCCGAGGCGGCCGTCGCCGCGCCGCTCCAGCAAGTCCAAGTCCAAGCGCGACAGGGAGGCCGAGACCGAGGCCGCGGCCAGAGCCAGGTTCGTGACTCACATTCGGCGCCGCGCTCTCGCCTTCGAGCAGCCTAAACATCCCCCGCATTGTCAGCGTGAGGACGCGGTGGCACACGCACAGGCACAACTCCCGCCGTGCGCCAGAGAAGAGGCGCAGGGCGAGCAGATGACCCCGAGGGCGTGCGGGTTCATGTTCTTTGTCCCCTGGAGCGCCAAGCCGGTGCTCCTTGGTTTCCAGCGGAGCCCGGCGCGTTCCCGGACGCCGCCGCGGGGCGACGTCGCCTCTGTCACAACCGCGTCCTCTCCTCCGCGCCGGAGCGTCACGCTAGGCGACGTCCTGGAGAAGGACCGCAAGCTACGCGATGGCGGCCTGTCGCATTGGTACGACGAGAAGAGCGGCAGTGGCAAGGAGTGGGCGAACCCAGGGTGGGGCATGGCGCTTCTTGGTACGAGCAAGAGGTACTGCGCGGACGCAAGGAAGGCACTGAGCAGGTTGACTCGCTCTGGAATGGACAGCGGCGACAGCCCAAGGATCGGCACCGGCAGGGAGCGAAGCAGCAGCAAGCACAAGCAGGCCGCCTCCATGCTGCGCTCAACGTTGGTCAAGATGCCGAAGCTTTCGCCGCCGTCCGAGTCGTGGCTCAGCAACGCGAGGCGGAGCAATGCGGGGAGTAACAAAAGTTGA